The Quercus lobata isolate SW786 chromosome 9, ValleyOak3.0 Primary Assembly, whole genome shotgun sequence region taataactcgattttccaTTCATCGAGTTCAGCTTCACATGCTAATAACTGATTTGAAATCCCGTCAGTAACTCGGTTTCCCCATTGCCGAGTTACAAATAGTAACGCGAGAATATTTTATTGGCCAAAAGCCACGCTGGAGTGCTAGTGTGGCAGAACCTGCATAGAACTCAGCTTTGTAATAATCGAGTACCTTAAGTAACTCGATTTTAGGGtcatcgagtatcgaaacaggggcacgcccctatatagtttgcaaacaagggcataatgccaaatattttgccCAATaggggcaaaaggctagaatctcccaACATTACCAATTTCAATTGTTGATaattatgcaaaattttatgcGGTAtaaaagattaataattatTGTGTGGAGAATCAAAATTGTGGCTGGAAACCCCTTAACTCCCCCAATCATTTCATTATCAATGAGGGGTAATTTGGTATTACGAATCAATCAAATGAATAATTATTAGGTGATGCCCACCATGAATGTGATAAGAGGAAGCACTAAACTGGAACCAAGGTCAAGGGTAAGAACTTTACCAATAAAAACCCTATCATCAACCAATAGCCAAAAGCAATGATTCtagaaaatgaaattcaataTTGCAAGTGTAAACTGTacaggaaaattaaaaaaaagacattacTCAATTTTATAGTTTATGGGAAATATTAAGATTGATGAAGAaggtgttggggggggggggggggcaatgataattaaactaattaaaaaatctatagtTTTGCAAAACCTAAAACTTATGAGATATAAGGTATTatatacctctctctctctcaaattataGGATTTAAATCCATAATATTCCTCGAATAAGAGTGGTATTTTATCATGTGAAGATATgccatacatatatatgtatatattttgcTATAATTCCTTGAGAatgcaacaaaattaaaattttcttttaaataaattttttttttgtctcaccTTCAATTCTTTAACAAATAAACTATCAGAAATGATAACATAATAACCAAacaatttttcagtttttatccttttaatttttttaatttttgggttcttgaaaatttatgaaaaaagaaaagtagtgtACTACCATTCTTCTactactaaaattttgtgccacaactcaATGTAGCCGACTTTTAAGTGATAAAACTTTCAcataaaattcataatttttttttttttccccaccaTTCACAACAGGCAGACGCCTAAGAAAATTGGTCAGCAAACTTTATCTTGTGCACTATTGCTCTTACAATTGGTTTGGACTAAAGAGATCGTTCTAGCCCAACATAGAAAAGCCCAACCCATTGTAACCGTATTTAAAATCTGTCAATTTCTGGCCCATTCCCAAACTTcccaatgaaaaattaaaaagttagctcagagagagaattaaaaaaaagtgaccCCTTCTTCAAGCTACAGCCCAAAAAGCAGATAAAGAAATCCCAAAGccactcttcttctttcccaAGCTCTCTTTCAtaactcttctctctctctctctctctcattttacaATCGTGAAACCCTAATTATGTCTGTAAGtttctttgtctctctttctaTGTTAATTTGTATCATGTATTCAATCAGAAACCCTAAATCACTCTGTAAGCCCAAATTGTAGATATATCACTGAGACTAACTTCACTTTGTGTTTTCTCTGTGATGCCTCAGATTTTCGAGTACAATGGATCGGCTCTCATTGCCATGGTGGGGAAGAACTGCTTCGCCATAGCCAGCGATCGAAGACTCGGAGTTCAGCTACAAACAATCGCCACCGATTTCCAAAGGATCTATAAAGTTCACGATCGACTTTTCCTCGGTCTCTCTGGCCTTGCCACCGACGCTCAGACTCTGTACGATTCCATCGCCGCCGCagcttcaattttttatttattttttcaaaaattaatttctcaTTGTAATTTGTTTTCATGTGAAGGTATCAGAGGCTTGTGTTTCGGCACAAGCTTTATCAGCTTCGTGAAGAGAGAGATATGAAGCCTGAAACTTTTGCTAGCCTCGTCTCCGCTATTCTTTATGAGAAAAGGTGTGCTATTAAATCTTGTTTAGTGTATAAAGCTGAATCTAGGGTTTGTAATTATACtcttatgtaatttttttttttttttttttggggtgtgtTGAACATTACAATTTGATTAGATTTGAAAATGACTTAACCTATTTGAATAATAAGATTTATCAATGGTTCAATTGGAAATTTGAGTTCAACAACAAATTGCTTTGTTTTGGTGTGCCAAAAATTTTCAcctttagaagaagaaaaaaaaaatggtgctGGGTTTGTGTGTAGAGATCTAATGCATTGGACTGTAATGAAATCAGTAGCATTACGATATGTGGCAATGTGTCAGTTCAACTGCATTGTAGAATTATGGATACAGCTGtgaaattttattgtgttgaagtAGATTCAAAGAATTGCGTCAAAGCAGTGTCATCGAGAGTCTCCATGCCCCTATAGAAGTCTCTATACCATGTAGCCTGTAGCCCACGTCAGAACAAGTACATAGATGAAACAAGTATGTTGTTAATTCCAAAGGTTCTTAGCTGCTACTGTTTCCCAGTCCACACTCAATCATGGTAGCCAGTTTGTCTGTACTAAGTCAGACTCAAACACTCAAACAATGGTTTGTTTAAGCTGACATGATCTTATGTGTTCGTCAAACAATTGGTAATACTTGGTATAGAGACTATTATAAAGACAATCTTCATATTTTCCTCACTGTCACTTGCATGATTGCTGTTAAAATGATTAGCACCTTTAACAGTGTCATCTTTGCTACACATGTTTCAACCCTATTAGGAAATATTTACAGTACCTTCTTTTTTTATGCTTGTTCGACAAACACTTGTTTAAAGATAAATGAACTATATCTATAATCATCCTCTTTCTGGTCCTCTTCATTCCCTTgctaataaaaaaggaaattccTCGTGCTGTTATATGGCATACAAATTGctagtcctttttttttccccttttaacagtttaaatttgaaaagaCTTATAAATCTGTGTGTTTGCTATAATTTGTTTTATCTCTTTAATGGTTATGAAAATGCCTTAcattatttaaacattttagTCTTGTAGAATAAGAATGAAGAAGAGGTAGAGCTTCCATTAACAATGGTTTAAACAATCAGTGTACAGATTATGTGAAAGTTCTATCTTTGAAGAAACTTAAGACCTACCTATTTTAGAGAACCAACTCACCAAGTTCCTTTGTGTGGTttctacttattaaaaaaaaaaaaagttccttttGTGgtttcttatattaattttcttttctcattattttgtgttataataaaaataaatacataatacACAAATGAAGCAAACTcctttactttattatttttgtattttgtatgaAATTTGTTAGTTAAGTTTCATTTTAATCTATTTGGATGCTAATGGTTGTCAAACATGACACGTTCAACAGAAAGTTTAGCCTTTGTGTGGTTCAAAAACGTATGAACTACATATGGATGATATTTCTTTATGCGTTTTTCAGGTTTGGTCCATACTTCTGTCAGCCTGTAATTGCTGGATTGGGAGATGAAGACAAGCCATTCATTTGCACTATGGATTCAATTGGAGCCAagtaatttgaatttctttttcttaactttttcattatttagATTGACAATATTCTAAGAATTCAAGATTGTTGCCATTAGTTAATTCTTTGTTGTGATGTAGCTAGAAATGATCATCATGAGACTAACATTTAACAATTTCGTCAAACTTATTCTCTTCCACCATTATACACAGAATATTTAAAGCTAGTTCCTTTACCATTTAATTCAATTCTTCGATAACTTATGATTAATATCCATGACCTTGACATTATTGAGCATAGACGTATACTTCAAAATGCAACAAAATACGTTGCTTGTACAGAGTCAGCAAACATGTTGACAATTATATGTTCCTTCtatccctttttattttaattctaaagtttTTCGGAATCAATCATTTTTCCTTGCTATATTGTTAATATTATAAAGCCTATGAGAGCAAGGTGGAGGATGAGTTTGGAGGTTCAAGACCCTTGCCTGTAATTTACCCCAATCAAAAAGTTATCGAAGCATATAGCTTGCATTTGTTGGAATGTTGCTATGGATATTGAGACTGAAGTTCATTATATCAAAACTTATCATTTGACATTCACAATTTTTATTCTTAGAATCACGTGAGCTATGTGAATTTTTGGTGTTGGCATCTTCTCCTGTAATTTCTGCTTATTTTCCTTCTGCTTTATGCAATGCAAGAGTTTAATTATATGGgaacaaaataatatagtttcttttattattaaactaGTTCTGACTGCTAACTATAATGTATAAATTAGTTCACTAATAGCCCTATCTATTATCTATGCATTTTTAATACTCCTTGAATATCAATTATCTGTTTTGATTCATCGTATTATATATGCACATTGGTGAACAATGattgctttctctttttccttattAGTCTCAAAGTTCTTTTCCTTACTAATGTGTCAAAGCTTCATTATAGCCTGTTGGTTTTGGACAGTGTAGTCAAAGGCGAGCCGGGTGCTCGCCTAGGCCCCCGGGCGAGGCGAGGCGCCACTAAGGCGCCTTTAGAGCCTAGGCGAGCAACGTGACCGCTTTAAGCCATGAAAAAGGCGCTAAGGCGAGAgcctcaagttttttttttaattaaaattttttttatagaagtttGTTGTGAAACCTATTTTAGATTATTAATTTCAAAAGGCATGTTATAAAACCTATTgttagttaaattaatttacaaattttttttgtaaaacttATTGTTATTAGAAGCTTGTTGTAAAACGTAGTGTTAGAATTAACTAATAGAGCCTAAACCATGCTAATcctattttgaaataattttatagacCTAATTTCTTCATGCTTCACATTGAAAACACttcattataatattataatacaCTAGGTACATATGATTTAAGTTCTAtatgtataataaatatattaagaatTTGGCGCCTCGCTTTACTCGGGGTAGCGCCTTTTTGTTGCCTCACGCCTCAGGCGATACAAGGCCTTGTCGGCTTAAGGTCACCTTTCACCTTTGACTACCTTGGTTTTGGATTAATATAAGCTGTTTGAGTATAATACTGaataatgtattttattgtatatgtGCAGGGAGCTAGCAAAGGACTTTGTTGTTGCTGGCACTGCATCAGAGTCTCTCTATGGTGCTTGTGAATCAATGTTCAGGCCTGACATGGTTTGTCACGATATTGAACTCGACTTAATTATTTGTGACACTTGCTactttttagaaattttattta contains the following coding sequences:
- the LOC115960497 gene encoding proteasome subunit beta type-3-A, producing the protein MSIFEYNGSALIAMVGKNCFAIASDRRLGVQLQTIATDFQRIYKVHDRLFLGLSGLATDAQTLYQRLVFRHKLYQLREERDMKPETFASLVSAILYEKRFGPYFCQPVIAGLGDEDKPFICTMDSIGAKELAKDFVVAGTASESLYGACESMFRPDMEPEDLFETISQALLSSVDRDCLSGWGGHVYVVTPTEVKERILKGRMD